From Oryza sativa Japonica Group chromosome 4, ASM3414082v1, one genomic window encodes:
- the LOC107280582 gene encoding uncharacterized protein produces MPGWMVRTVFLLNSWVIRTLVVFSFAAHVTIVFLAGVRRHKAIGLPIAILWAANQLGRSAATYALSKLALGSTPQELQLVTLWGAFLLLHAAGPDNITAYSLEDNVLSTRQKVEMILQVSGAAFAMYKNIVIRSGSGTMVWVSSFMFIMGIFKYWERAKAMQLANLENLRSSIKKKKETRRRRSLRNIRRPSSSKHDNDKEALLVAHGLLDITKGTFVDSSVNELVSERVLTPFLMSSLLLITSDIARTILLRSSNLELNLHPSSLLNCIEVYSRRVSSHHFSIPSIEPSKELPSLLTLITCHARHKAYNTAELPFILINSLAPLLDIV; encoded by the coding sequence ATGCCTGGATGGATGGTTCGCACGGTGTTCTTGCTCAATTCGTGGGTAATCCGGACGTTGGTAGTATTCAGCTTCGCAGCGCATGTCACCATCGTCTTCTTGGCAGGAGTCCGCCGTCATAAGGCTATCGGCTTGCCGATAGCCATCCTGTGGGCGGCGAACCAGCTGGGCCGGTCGGCCGCGACGTACGCGCTCAGCAAGCTCGCCCTCGGCAGCACGCCGCAGGAGCTGCAGCTGGTGACGCTCTGGGGGGCGTTCCTGCTGCTCCATGCCGCTGGTCCGGACAACATCACCGCCTACTCCTTGGAGGACAATGTTCTGTCGACGCGCCAGAAGGTAGAAATGATCTTGCAGGTATCAGGAGCAGCATTTGCCATGTACAAGAATATAGTCATCAGAAGCGGGTCCGGTACGATGGTCTGGGTCTCCTCTTTCATGTTCATCATGGGCATTTTTAAGTATTGGGAGAGGGCGAAAGCTATGCAGCTCGCCAACCTAGAAAACTTGCGAAGCTcaatcaagaagaagaaggagacaAGGAGACGACGAAGCTTGAGAAATATTAGGCGTCCAAGCAGTTCAAAGCATGATAATGACAAGGAGGCACTGCTGGTTGCTCATGGCCTGCTCGACATCACCAAAGGCACCTTCGTCGATTCTTCAGTCAAcgagttggtatcagagcgagTTCTCACCCCCTTCCTGATGAGCTCTCTTCTGCTCATTACTAGTGACATTGCCAGAACGATTCTTCTGCGCAGTAGTAATTTGGAGCTCAACCTCCATCCCTCGAGCCTCCTCAACTGCATTGAGGTATATAGTAGGCGGGTTTCTTCCCATCACTTCTCTATACCGAGCATTGAGCCCTCGAAAGAACTTCCTAGCCTTCTCACGCTCATCACTTGCCACGCTAGGCACAAAGCGTACAATACTGCTGAACTCCCGTTCATACTCATCAACAGTCTTGCTCCCCTGTTGGATATTGTTTAA